The Megalops cyprinoides isolate fMegCyp1 chromosome 9, fMegCyp1.pri, whole genome shotgun sequence genome has a window encoding:
- the zgc:64002 gene encoding indolethylamine N-methyltransferase, giving the protein MEESAHIIFTEGEFYQSHFDARAYFDSFYASPQGHPDEDYLPFELHQLSKTFSAGNLRGQRLIEVGTGPTIHSLISACEYFEEIVVSDFADSNRREIEKWLRQEEGCLDWNAIIQFVCELEGKRTPDEVAQRLRRTVKQVLRCDVRLENPFHPVTFEPADCVMTSLCLEAACKDLDTYRRAVQSLAALVKPGGALVITGVLEETFYMVGQQRFSCLKLSQSFIEKTLRDLGFSIQQFNTLPAKHDGVNEVSDFDAIFHLVAQKSI; this is encoded by the exons ATGGAGGAATCAGCCCACATAATCTTCACGGAAGGAGAGTTTTATCAGAGTCATTTTGATGCCAGAGCGTACTTTGACTCCTTCTACGCTTCTCCGCAAGGCCACCCTGATGAGGATTATCTGCCATTTGAGCTACATCAGCTGAGCAAGACATTCTCAGCAG GAAACCTCAGGGGCCAAAGGCTAATTGAAGTAGGAACTGGACCCACAATCCACAGCCTGATAAGTGCCTGCGAGTACTTTGAAGAAATTGTGGTGTCAGACTTTGCCGACAGCAATAGGCGGGAGATTGAGAAGTGGCTGAGACAAGAGGAGGGATGTTTGGACTGGAATGCCATCATCCAGTTTGTCTGTGAGCTGGAGGGAAAAAG AACACCAGATGAGGTGGCACAAAGGCTGCGGAGGACAGTGAAGCAGGTACTGAGGTGTGATGTCCGGCTGGAGAACCCCTTCCACCCTGTGACGTTCGAGCCTGCAGACTGCGTGATGACCTCCCTGTGTCTGGAGGCGGCCTGCAAGGACCTGGACACCTACCGCCGGGCTGTCCAAAGCTTAGCAGCCCTGGTGAAGCCTGGTGGGGCGCTAGTGATCACGGGTGTCCTGGAAGAAACCTTCTACATGGTGGGGCAGCAGAGATTCTCCTGTCTTAAGCTCAGCCAAAGCTTCATCGAGAAGACACTGCGGGACCTGGGCTTCTCCATCCAGCAGTTCAACACCTTGCCTGCGAAACACGATGGGGTCAACGAGGTGTCTGATTTTGATGCAATTTTTCATCTTGTAGCTCagaaatcaatttaa